TCGTCAGTACAACTATTACGTGACAGTGATGAAGCGGGAGCATAATCTTCCTCCTCAACCCGAAGCCGTCAAGATTATCGACGAAATTCGCCGTGGTGAGCCGACCCAACCACCACCGATTGAGGCGGGTGGCAGCACAAAGCCGCCGCCGGAACCGGAATTGGAACCGATTGAGGAACCAGTTATTCCCGAACTGGTTACTCAGCCCACAACCGACTATTCGGTTGCCGCGCCGGAGTCTTCACCGTTTGTCGGTCGAGTACAGGAACTCTCGACATTAGCACAACTGCAACAACAAATCATCGCCGGTGAAGGACAAGCGCTAATTATCTCCGGTGAAATGGGCATTGGGAAAACCCGGTTATTGAACCGTTTCTTCGAGCAACTCCCGGCAAATTTTGTCGTCGCGATTACGGAAACCCAAGAGATTTCCTCGACCCAGCCGCTCGACCTATTCGACCGATTATTCGATGCAATGCGCAACGATAAACGGATTTCCGAAGAAGCTCGCCAGGAATTGCACGAGTTAGGAAAACAACTTCGCAAACCGGCGGAGCCGGAAGGTTCGACTGCCGAAGCGGCACAATTGGACGCATGGCGGCGCTGGATCGTGAATGTCGCCCGCACCACTCCGATTGCAATTGCCATCGACGATCTTCATTGGGCAAGCGAAGCGGTACTCCGGTTTTTTGCCGCACTGGCACAGGAAGTCCGCCGTGTTCCCTTATTACTGATTGGGGTCTTCCGCACCTTCGAGAAAACCACCGAAGATGCGATTGCGGCATCGCTCATCAGTATTGCCCGTACCGGTAGGCTCTGGCGGATTGAACTCACCGAATTGAGCGACAACGAAACATTGCAACTCATTTCCACCAAGGCGGCGCGGGCAGCGGAAACCATGCCGCAACAGGAATTGGTGAAGCTCAGTAAATTTTCCCATGGCGTACCGTTGTACGCGGTGGAGCTTGCAAATTCGTTGGAGGAGGGGCGAATTGAGTTGCTGGAAAGCCCCTTACTGGAAAATCTCCCGGCATTTGAAGCGAGTAGCAAAGTCACGCCACCGTTGCTCGTGAAAATAACAAATTTACGGATGGGAAAACTGCCGACGGAGCAAATTGAGTTACTGAAAACCGCGGCACTGTTAATCGGCGATTTTGGTTTACCAATATTGCAGACATTATCAAAACTCGATTCGGATTCTTTGGAAGAAGCCCTCGTAAATCTCGAGTTCCGTAACTTCCTCCACCACTTCGAACATAACGGACAACTCCTCTTTGCCTTCAATCATCAATTGATCAAATTGGCGATAACTGAACTAATTCCCGATCTCGAACGTCGTCGTCATTTCAAAGCGATTATTCAAGCGATCCACAACTCCGGCGAACAGTGCAGTTCCGATGCGTTGGCATATTATCTCTACCATGCCGACGAGCGCGTAGAAGCCACCACACCGCTATTGGAGAGTGCGCGGCGGTGGTATGCCGTCGGTGATCAACAACGGGCATTAGAGTACTCGAAAATCGCCGAGCGAATAGCACAAGAACATCTTACGACCGATCCGAATCGGATGGCGGTTGTGATTCTCGCCCATGCGAATTTTCTCGTCGAATTAGGGATGTTGAAGCCGGCAATTGATCTCTTCAACGACTTGATTTCCAAGATGGAGAGCAGCGGTGAGAAGGGGGCGTGGCAGGCGCGGCGCGATCAGTTACGGGAATTATTGAAGATTGCCGCTCCGAAGCCCCAACCGGCAATTGCGCAATTGGTTTGGGTGACAACGAAACGCTCACTCGCTAATGTGAAACTATTGCAAGGCGACCGCGAAGGTGCCAGTCAACTCTTGGGCGAAGCGGAAAAAATTCTCGAAGCGATTCCCGATAATCCTGAGGCGATTCGTGAAGCGGGCTTAACCCTACAAGTCAAAGCGAAAATCCGGCTCGCGGGCAACGATTATACCGAAGCGGTGCAATTACTCGAAAACTCGCTGGAACTCTTGAAACGCGAAGGAGTCGGCAGAGAGATTTCCGAGACGATGCGGCTATTAGCAACGGCGTATTCTAAACTCAAGCGGAACGATAAAACGCGTGAGTGGCTGGAGGCGTGTTGCACAAAAGCACGGGAAATCGGCGGTGACGAAGAGGTGATCTGTCTCCATGAGTTAGGATTACTGGCGGCAGAATCGCTAAAAGACAGTGATCGGGCGGAAGTATTGTTACGGGATGCCGTTGCCGCTGCGATGAAGGGAAATAAACCCCACGCGAAACTTGCATTCATTCAAATCGATTATGCGCAGGTCTTGGTCAAACTGAACAAGAAGGATGATGCGCGCACTCAATTGATTCTCTCCGAAGAACTGCTGCTGGATAGCGAAAACTACGAAGCGCTCGCTAAGATTAAACAGCTCCGCGCGAAGTTGTAATTTTAATTTTGGAGTTTTCGTGTATGGGTGAACCTTGTGTTCACCCTTTTTTATTTTAGGTGTTGTTCAGAAAACAGTCGGGACGTCTTTCTGATTTCGCCCGCTATTGTAGGGGTCGCAACGCTGCGACCCGTTTTTTTTTGTCGTGTAGGGGCGTGCCGCGCACGCCCAAACTTGCAGTTGGTAGCCGCAGGCTTTAGCCTGCGAAATGGTTAACAATTGCAAAACGTGGGCGAAAGCCCACGGCTACCAATTGGTGAAAACTGAAAGTAATAGTCCACAAAGCGGAGGAGGGCGGTTATTGGGCGGAAGTCCCCGCGATACCCGGTTGTGCGACGCAAGGAGAAACCTTTGAGGAACTGCTCCAAAACCTCTACGAGGCAGTCGAGGGTGTTTGGCGGTTGTGTTGCCTCGATCCGCAACAGGGTCTGCTTGTCTTTGCGAGGAATGAAACGAAGTGCAACAGCACGAAGTGGAATGACGTGGCAATCTTCTTATGTCGTTGCGAGGAGCGAAGCGACGAAGCAATCCCAGTTGTCAAAAAAGAGAATGAGATCGCCACGTCACTTCCTTCCGTAAGTCCGTTCGCGAACGGACGTTACTTCATTGCATTCCTCGCGAAGACAAGAAAACAAGTAATACCGAAAATCGCAGAAGCATCGCTACAAGTCGGCACCGAAGTCGCCATCACCAAGTTTGCGGCGGGACTTATTACATATACTCTTTGTATGACTTGTGCCAGTTTGTATTAATCAAGAGCATTTCAAAATCGTCGCATAATACATTATCAGGTGGAACCACCTTACATAGTGTTTTGTTGTTAATATCGTACACCGTATAACCGAGTATTCCTTCCACCTCTTCTCTTCCCATTTTGTCTGAAAGTGTCACAGAATACCTTAATCTTCCAAACAAACCGATGATTGCACATAAGCAATCATTAACATAATCGAGTCTCACATAATGAAATGACTGATAATCTATGTCTGATGGATCAATCGAAAGAGTACTGGCATGATCGATCACATATCTATTCTCAAGTGTATCATCCCAAATCCAATCTTTGAACGAAGTGAGTGATTGATGAAAACCACTGTCGGCACTTATTCTCGAATAGTGGTTTAGTGCAATCTTGCCAATTGCCCGAAATGAGATACCTTCTAACCCAGATATTTTAGATTAGTCTCATTACCTCTTCTTTTGACAAATGAAAATAGAAATAAGCTCTTACTCGAATCCATGATGGGAATGTGTAAATCATACGGAGCGTTGACATAGTCTTCCTCACAAAAATCTGATGTACAATTATGCTCGTTTATTTTCTTTTCAAGAATCTTTCTGATATGCGAAAAACTTAATGAGTTGGGTACCTCGAGAAATTCCTCGTAATCTTGTACACCACCTGTTAGAACATCCGAATTGTTAAAGTAAGCTGGAATTTCTTTACCGTTCCTTTCAAAAGACAATTTGACGTTGCGGTGAATCTTCTTTTTCGTGCTCAATTTGAGTTTGTTTAATGCTTTTATAATATAAATGCTCTTTTTAAACGAAGAGTCTAATTCAATTCCGAGCTTATCATTACAAGTTTCACAAACATTTTTTTTCACAGCAAATCCTCCGATAACTTGCGGGAAAATATGTTCGTCTGATTTCTGTAAATGTGATTTTTGGTTCTGAGATGGGATATCATAAATACATTTCATTTTTTCCCCTCCAAGTTCATGCTGATTGCAACGCAGCCAACGCCCGCTCCCTCGCCCACTTGTGGTCGATCATCGGAGCAAAAGATTCGCGGGGTTGCCATTGATTGCGGTAGGCTCCGGTTGGATCGAATTTCTCCGCTTGAGTCGTTGGATTAAATATACGGAAGAATGGCGCCGCATCCGCCCCACACCCCGCCGTCCATTGCCATCCCAGCGTATTATTCGCGAGGTCGGCATCGACCAAGGTATCCCAAAACCACTCCGCGCCGGTTCGCCAATCGACTAAGAGATCCTTCACGAGGAATGACGCGGTAATCATCCGTACCCGGTTATGCATCCAGCCCGTCGCCCACAGTTCCCGCATCCCCGCATCAACCAATGGATAACCGGTGCAACCGCGTTGCCATTGGCGCAAATCCTCCGGCGCACTCCGCCACGGAAACCGGGCATATTTCTCCCGTAGCGGCGCATCGCTGGTGTGGGGAAAATGCCACAACAAGTAATGGGCAAATTCCCGCCATACAAGCTCTTTTTGATACTGCACAATATTTCCGCGAGGAGCGGACGACGCGACCTTGTGCGGCGGAAGCGACGTGGCGGTCTCTAATGGCAAATCGTTAAGCAGCGTTTCGCATTCGCGCCAAATCCGGTGAATCGAAAGCTCGCCAAAATGCAGATGGGGGGATAATCGCGATGTCCCTGCGATTGCCGGATAATCGCGCTCGTCATCATAGCAGAAAATCGCATTCGCGAGAAACCGGGCGAGATTCTCTTGTGCACCTTGTTCGCCCGGCCGCCATACTGCAGGAAAACCACTCGCCCAATCGACTGTTGGCAGCAGTTCCAATGCATCCAACGGCAACGAGAATACATCCTCCACCGGCATCGGCAATGTCCGCGGCAACGCTGCCTGAGCGAGCATGGAAGACGCAAATTGCGCATGGAACGCATTCCAAAACGGGGTGTATACCTGGTACGGTTTTCCGGTTTTTGTGAGGTGCGTTTGATAATTACAAAGCAGATTCGGCGCGACCCGGATGACTTCTACTTTCAACTCATTACACAGCGTGGCGACTTCGTTATCGATCCGCCGCCATGCCGGTTCGATCCGGTCACACCACACGATTCTCGTCGCTTTCGTTTCGCGAAATAGCTTTTGGATTTCGTCGCGATAAGTGATCCCTTGTCGGAGAAGTAAGGTAGAAGATTTTTCGCGCAACGATGCTGTCAGCGATGCGAGCGAATGGTGAAGCCACCACCGCGACGCCGCGCCCGGCGCCCACTTCTCTTCATCGAGAGGACACCAAAGGAACACCGGCTGCATTGCGCCGGCAGTCTCGCTTGCGATCGTCAGTGCCGGGTTATCGGCAAGCCGGAGATCGTTCCGAAACCAAAAGAGTGTTGTACTCATACGATTCTATTTCGTGCGTCGCCAAGATTGCCACGTCGTTTTGCCGGCACAAGGTTGCCGGCGTCGCTCCTCGCAAATCCATTGGTCATACAAGCGCTACTTGCCGCTCAATCGCGGCGAGTACCCGCTCGACAGAGAGATTTTGCATACAGCCGCCGTGCGGGCATTCGTTCGCATAATAGCACTTGCATGCCGGCTCCGGTTCGAGAATTTCGCCCCGCCCGTACAATACAAACTCATGTTTATTGAAGATATTATTGAACAATACTAAGCGGCGTTTCCTGCCAATTGCCAAGTGCATTGCCATCGTAACGGCAGTAACGACGACATCCATCGAACCTTGCAGCGCGTCGAATTGCGCCAGTGGCATCGTTCCGTAGTACGGCGCATTCGTCACGCTTTGCAGTCGGAGATTTTTCTCATGCTCTTCCGGTCCTCCCAGAATCACCGGCGAATACCCTTTTGCCCTCAGCGCTTCGATGAGTTTTACCCAATACTCTTCGGGCCAGAGTCGTGACGGCCAACGTCCGCCACACCCGGTATTGAGTCCGATTCGCTTTCCGGTCGGCAGCTCAAATGGAATTGTTTGCGCAACGGGGACGATGTATTCTTCATTCGTGAATTCGTACCCGCAAATCGCAAATATTTCCTGTTGATACGATTGCGTATTTGCCTTGCTCGTGTCGTCGAAAAGTCCGGTCTCCCACTTGTGGCGCGCGGCTTTGGCGGCATCCTTTCCCACCACCGTCGCCAATACCGGAACGACCGCATTGTCTTTCAAGCGGTAGCCAAATTTGTGTTTCGCCCGCACTCGCTCAGTGATGGCGACTGCTTCGACATCTTTATCGAGACAATAGACCCGGTCGAAGGAAAATTGTTCGAGGATTACGATACTGCGCGCGTCATATTTGTAGACGCGATCCACCCATGGTGCGCGCGGCACGGCGTCGGGAAAATCGGTCAACCAATGGATGGCATAACGGGGATACTCTTTTTTCAGGCGGTGCAGGAGTGGCGTGGTGCGGATAACATCCCCCATCGCACCTAATTTTACGATGAGGATATGCCCATACAACGCGTCGTAATGGGGGCAGTCTTCGCAGTGAACCCCTTCGCTTTTATGCGGCTTACACGGCAGACGTCCGCGGTAGTGGCGGCAATCGGTACGTACATTCGTAATCACTCAGTACCCCTTCTTTCCTTCGTTCCGAACGAGGTGTCGAACAGCATCGCGACCCCGTACATGCAGGAAAATGTCGAAGGAAACCACGGTTTGCAAATGCATTTCGGAAGTCGTATACTTATCGGTTCGGAGAGTTGCCGGAGCGGTCGAACGGGGCGGTCTCGAAAACCGTTGAAGGCTACGCCTTCCGGGGGTTCGAATCCCTCACTCTCCGCGGTACGACCGACACCCCAGTCGGTCGAAAGTCTATAAGGGCGTACACGATACGCCCTTATTTTTTTGGGGGAGGTGGCTGGCCGCCGTCATTTACTGTACGGGAGCCCCCAGGCTCCCCTACGACTCAGGCCTGGAAACAAGTCTGTACCTCTATATGTTTCAACCATTATTGGCGAAGTGAAACTTATAAAAAATAAGTAAACTCACAGAGAATCTGGGGTTTTGCGGATTGCTAAGATGTGATTTATATTGTAGGCGATTTCGGGTGGCGGATGTTCCGGAATCGAAACCTCATGCGGAGTTGAGGCGTATTTCTTCTACCTGATACTCCCTATCTTTCGCAACCGCACCGGAGATTCTCCCAAACCCAACGGTATTGCGAGGCGTTGATGCAGCGACCCGTTCCGACCGCTCCAGTTGTACTTTTCACCGGGAATTATGGCAGCGGCAAAACTGAAGTGGCGGTTAACTATACCGCTCATTTCGCGCGGATGGGAACCAAGGTAAAGATTGCTGACCTCGATTTGGTGAATCCCTATTTCCGTTGCCGGGAAGCACGCGATGAACTGACTGCATTAGGTGTAGAGGTGATTGCACCGGGTGGTGAGTATCATAATGCCGACTTGCCAATCCTGCTTCCCCAAGTGCGCGGATCGATTGAAACCGAGGGCGGATTAACCGTTCTGGATGTTGGTGGCGACAGCGTAGGCGCTACGGTCGTATCGAGCTTGGTCACCAGTTTCGCCAAGGGCCACTACGAGATGTTCTTTGTACTCAACAAAAGCCGTCCATTCACCGGAACCGTGGAAGGCGCGTTGCGCCTGATCCGCGAAGTGGAAGAAGGCGCCCGGCTGCCAGTTACTGCGATTGTCTCGAATACCCATTTAATCGAAGAGACTACCCCGGAAATGGTTGCCGATGGTATCGTCTTTGCACAGGAAGTAGCGGCTGCCAAAGGAGTAAGTTTCGCTTTCGTCGCGGCAATGCGTTTTCTGTTTGACGATCCGGTATTGGCGAATCTTGACGTCCCCATTCTGCCGATGGAGCGGATGCTCCTCCCCCCGTGGCGGCAAAAAGTAACCGGACGACAAGTCACACACACTCGCGACGGCTGGGGTCGCATCAGTAATTAACCGCGAAGCGGTATCAGCATTTTCATTTGCATGTAATCCTCATTTTTTCCTCGACCAATCGGAGCTTGTATGCCGAGAGTCACAATCCAACCGAACCGCTGCAAAGGGTGTGAACTATGCGTTCGCGCTTGTCCGCAGCAGATCATCCGGATGTCGCACGAGATTAACGTTAAGGGATACTTCTACGCCGAAGTGTTTGAACAGCCGCGCTGTATCGGCTGTACGCTTTGCGCGTTAACGTGTCCCGATTTGGCGATTACCATCGGTGTCAACGCCGTCGCCTATCGTTTCTTTGAAGCATAAGTAGGGGCGTATTGCATACGCCCGAATTCGGGTCGATTTGAAATCGACTCCTACGGACCAACCAGCTAACGGGAGTGACCCGTGAAATTATTGATGAAGGGTAACGAAGCGATTAGTGAAGCCGCCCTCTTTGCCGGCGCAAAAAACTACTTCGGTTATCCCATTACCCCGCAAAACGAAGTCGCCGAATACTTATCCCGGAGAATGCCGGAAGTTGGCGCGACGTTCCTCCAGCTTGAGAGCGAAGTTGCCGTCGGCAATGCCTTGTTTGGCGCTGCTGCCACCGGCATCCGCTGCTTCACCACTTCCAGTTCGCCCGGCATTTCGCTGATGGCGGAGTCAATGAGCTATACCACTGCGGCGAATTTACCGATTGTGTATGTCAACGTCTGTCGCGCCGGTCCGGGCTTAGGCGGTATTCTTCCATCACAGGGCGATTACTTCCAGATGACGCGCGGCGCCGGCCACGGCGATTACAATATGATCATACTTGCGCCGTCCACGGTTCAGGAAGCGGTCGAATTGATGGTTCTCGCCTTCGATTTGGCGGAGAAATACCGGAACCCGGTCGCCTTGCTTGCCGATGGAATGATCGGACAGATGATGGAACCGGTTGATTTCGATAAACTCCCGAAACCGGTACCAATGGATAATAGCGATTGGGCGGTCGGCGTATCGACCGGACGGGCAAAGCGGGTGATTGGCACACTCTTCCTCGATCCGAACATCGGCGAAGAATATCATGTGAAGCGCCGCAAAAAGTATGCGATGATTAACGTGATGGAACAACGCTCCGAGCTGTACAATCTGGAACAGCCGCGCGATATCGTGCTTTGCGCGTTTGGTACGATCGCCCGGGTTTGCAAGACCGTCATCGACGAGTTGAAAGCGGAAGGTATCGAAGTTGGTTTATTCCGTCCGATTTCCCTTTGGCCGTTCCCCAGCGATGAACTCAAGCGAATCGGCGCACAGTCGAAAGCGCTCCTCAGCGTGGAAATGAATAACGGACAGATGATTGAGGATTTGCGCTTGATCATGCAAGGTACCAAGCCGATTCATTTTTATGGCCGACAAGGCGGTATCGTTCCGTCGCCGGAAGAGATCATCGCAGAGATCAAGAAGTTAATGTAATAGGATATCGGGTATCGGAACTCGGGGATCGAAAACAAACACAACAATTGCGAACCCCGAATCCCGAATCCCGAACCCTGAATGGAGCCAGTTATGGCAGATTTAATTTTCAAACGCACCGAGGCGCTTACCGAGACGATTACTCACTACTGTCCCGGCTGTACCCATGGGATTATTCATCGGTTGGTCGCCGAATGTCTCGATGAACTGGGGTTGCGGGAACGCGCGGTCGGTGTTGCGCCGGTGGGTTGTTCGGTACTCGCCTACAAT
This bacterium DNA region includes the following protein-coding sequences:
- a CDS encoding AAA family ATPase yields the protein MQAVNSQNNLIVHFLGTVKLIWQGRAVSDFATQKVLGLFCYLLDNRGIEISRDKLMTMFWGESPESQARYNLRYALWNIRKLFKENDDDIDPLLSTRSTCQINPEFRVQIDSEDFTKLVSNANIRTFATFEAIIAKYQGPFLEGFTLRNLPEWEEWLYHRREEFVKKYLEAIVELGNLYLAANKPANAIDTFMRGLTVANDLEPAHIGIIRAYNMQGKNSAAIRQYNYYVTVMKREHNLPPQPEAVKIIDEIRRGEPTQPPPIEAGGSTKPPPEPELEPIEEPVIPELVTQPTTDYSVAAPESSPFVGRVQELSTLAQLQQQIIAGEGQALIISGEMGIGKTRLLNRFFEQLPANFVVAITETQEISSTQPLDLFDRLFDAMRNDKRISEEARQELHELGKQLRKPAEPEGSTAEAAQLDAWRRWIVNVARTTPIAIAIDDLHWASEAVLRFFAALAQEVRRVPLLLIGVFRTFEKTTEDAIAASLISIARTGRLWRIELTELSDNETLQLISTKAARAAETMPQQELVKLSKFSHGVPLYAVELANSLEEGRIELLESPLLENLPAFEASSKVTPPLLVKITNLRMGKLPTEQIELLKTAALLIGDFGLPILQTLSKLDSDSLEEALVNLEFRNFLHHFEHNGQLLFAFNHQLIKLAITELIPDLERRRHFKAIIQAIHNSGEQCSSDALAYYLYHADERVEATTPLLESARRWYAVGDQQRALEYSKIAERIAQEHLTTDPNRMAVVILAHANFLVELGMLKPAIDLFNDLISKMESSGEKGAWQARRDQLRELLKIAAPKPQPAIAQLVWVTTKRSLANVKLLQGDREGASQLLGEAEKILEAIPDNPEAIREAGLTLQVKAKIRLAGNDYTEAVQLLENSLELLKREGVGREISETMRLLATAYSKLKRNDKTREWLEACCTKAREIGGDEEVICLHELGLLAAESLKDSDRAEVLLRDAVAAAMKGNKPHAKLAFIQIDYAQVLVKLNKKDDARTQLILSEELLLDSENYEALAKIKQLRAKL
- a CDS encoding DNA photolyase family protein — protein: MSTTLFWFRNDLRLADNPALTIASETAGAMQPVFLWCPLDEEKWAPGAASRWWLHHSLASLTASLREKSSTLLLRQGITYRDEIQKLFRETKATRIVWCDRIEPAWRRIDNEVATLCNELKVEVIRVAPNLLCNYQTHLTKTGKPYQVYTPFWNAFHAQFASSMLAQAALPRTLPMPVEDVFSLPLDALELLPTVDWASGFPAVWRPGEQGAQENLARFLANAIFCYDDERDYPAIAGTSRLSPHLHFGELSIHRIWRECETLLNDLPLETATSLPPHKVASSAPRGNIVQYQKELVWREFAHYLLWHFPHTSDAPLREKYARFPWRSAPEDLRQWQRGCTGYPLVDAGMRELWATGWMHNRVRMITASFLVKDLLVDWRTGAEWFWDTLVDADLANNTLGWQWTAGCGADAAPFFRIFNPTTQAEKFDPTGAYRNQWQPRESFAPMIDHKWARERALAALQSA
- a CDS encoding 4Fe-4S binding protein — encoded protein: MPRVTIQPNRCKGCELCVRACPQQIIRMSHEINVKGYFYAEVFEQPRCIGCTLCALTCPDLAITIGVNAVAYRFFEA
- a CDS encoding HNH endonuclease; the protein is MKCIYDIPSQNQKSHLQKSDEHIFPQVIGGFAVKKNVCETCNDKLGIELDSSFKKSIYIIKALNKLKLSTKKKIHRNVKLSFERNGKEIPAYFNNSDVLTGGVQDYEEFLEVPNSLSFSHIRKILEKKINEHNCTSDFCEEDYVNAPYDLHIPIMDSSKSLFLFSFVKRRGNETNLKYLG
- a CDS encoding glycosyltransferase family 9 protein, yielding MITNVRTDCRHYRGRLPCKPHKSEGVHCEDCPHYDALYGHILIVKLGAMGDVIRTTPLLHRLKKEYPRYAIHWLTDFPDAVPRAPWVDRVYKYDARSIVILEQFSFDRVYCLDKDVEAVAITERVRAKHKFGYRLKDNAVVPVLATVVGKDAAKAARHKWETGLFDDTSKANTQSYQQEIFAICGYEFTNEEYIVPVAQTIPFELPTGKRIGLNTGCGGRWPSRLWPEEYWVKLIEALRAKGYSPVILGGPEEHEKNLRLQSVTNAPYYGTMPLAQFDALQGSMDVVVTAVTMAMHLAIGRKRRLVLFNNIFNKHEFVLYGRGEILEPEPACKCYYANECPHGGCMQNLSVERVLAAIERQVALV
- a CDS encoding cobalamin biosynthesis protein CbiA: MQRPVPTAPVVLFTGNYGSGKTEVAVNYTAHFARMGTKVKIADLDLVNPYFRCREARDELTALGVEVIAPGGEYHNADLPILLPQVRGSIETEGGLTVLDVGGDSVGATVVSSLVTSFAKGHYEMFFVLNKSRPFTGTVEGALRLIREVEEGARLPVTAIVSNTHLIEETTPEMVADGIVFAQEVAAAKGVSFAFVAAMRFLFDDPVLANLDVPILPMERMLLPPWRQKVTGRQVTHTRDGWGRISN
- the vorB gene encoding 3-methyl-2-oxobutanoate dehydrogenase subunit VorB translates to MKLLMKGNEAISEAALFAGAKNYFGYPITPQNEVAEYLSRRMPEVGATFLQLESEVAVGNALFGAAATGIRCFTTSSSPGISLMAESMSYTTAANLPIVYVNVCRAGPGLGGILPSQGDYFQMTRGAGHGDYNMIILAPSTVQEAVELMVLAFDLAEKYRNPVALLADGMIGQMMEPVDFDKLPKPVPMDNSDWAVGVSTGRAKRVIGTLFLDPNIGEEYHVKRRKKYAMINVMEQRSELYNLEQPRDIVLCAFGTIARVCKTVIDELKAEGIEVGLFRPISLWPFPSDELKRIGAQSKALLSVEMNNGQMIEDLRLIMQGTKPIHFYGRQGGIVPSPEEIIAEIKKLM